TTGTTTGGAGCGGATTCGGGTTACTATCTAACAGCTTTTGGATTTCACCGAATAAACAGGAAAAACAAATTAGAAAAATGATTGAAAAATATGAGATAGAAGATTATGTACATTTCTTCGTTTCCGAGTATAAAGGGCCACACAAAAGCGAAAAGCTCGTTGAGGAATGCTGGGATTTGAATGAAATCAATGAGCGTTATGAAGATTTTATTAAAACGTATAGTCAAAAGTATGTCATGGATAAGAACAAGATTGAAAAAGGCGAAATGACCGATGGAGAGTGTTTCGTAGAACGAACGAAGCTTGTTCATGAATATAGAAAGTTCTTGTTCGTTGATCCAGGATTACCAGAACAACTCTTACCGAAAAAGTGGTTAGGAGACTATGCCGCAAGCCTATTCAGTGATTACTATAAGGCACTCGCTCAACCAGCAAGTCGATTCTTTGAGGATGTATTCAGCGAAGGTAACGAAGTGAAGAACAAAGATAAGAAATACGATGCATTGAATCATCCATTGATCATTGAGAGTAATAAGTAAATCAGAAAAAAGGGGCTGAATAACAGCCCCTTTTCTTTGAAACGATTTGGTTGAGTCAAGTTTTCTTTATACTTGATTGGATAACTTTTCATCGAGAAGAGATGTCGACGTGGTTGAAAAGTGCAGGATACAAGTATAAGTGCACAAGCTGGTTGCTCCGTGAGAATTAGCATCGCACGAAGAAAAAGTTTGCTTTTTCGAGGAACTAGGGTTCAACCTGCGCTTAGCGCTTGGCTGAAGCTAAGTTTGCTTTACACTTGATCTATATCACTTTTCAGCTAGTTGTAAATCGACGTTGGTGAAAAGTGTAGGAAACAAGTATAAGTGCAACTAGGGTTCAATCAGCGCTTGCGCTTGATTTCACCAAGTTTGCTTTAAATTCTTTTCCTTTTTGTTCGTACGTATCGATTGTTAATTGGATGAGTTCTAAGTCTTCATCTGTTAATTCTCTAATTACTTTTCCAGGTGAGCCCATAACCATCGTTCGTGGCGGAATTTTTTTACCTGGAGGAATAAGCGTGTTTGCGCCAATAAAGGCAGACTCACCAATTTCAGCTCCGTCAAGTACTGTTGCCCCCATACCAATTAATGCACCTTTTCGAATTGTGCATCCATGAAGGATGACGTTATGCCCGATGGATACCTCATCTTCTAGTATGAGGGGATACTCTTCGTATAAGTGACACGTAGAATTATCTTGGATGTTACAGCGCTCACCGATGATGATCGGTGCTTCGTCCCCACGGACAACTGTGTTAAACCAGACACTGGAATTTTTGCCGATTGTGACGTCACCGATAATATGTACGCCTGGAGCGATAAAGACGGAATCATCGACCTTCGGAATTTTACCGTTATACGGATAAAGCATAGAATACCTCCTTGAAAACGTTTACTAAAGTATAACATATGACGGAATCGCAACACTTCTCAAGATAATTGAACATCTTGAAACAAAGGTTCAGGTAGAAAGGAGTATGTATCATGAATCAAGTCACAAAAGCATTAAACATTAAATATCCAATTATTCAGGGGGGAATGGGGAATGTATCCAACGCCCCCCTAACAGCAGCTATATCTGAAGCAGGAGGATTAGGTACACTTGGTATCGGTACAATGCTGCCTGATGAAATCGAGACATTGATTAAAGACACGAAAGCGCTGACGGATCAGCCTTTCGCGATCAACATCCCACTCAGTGTTTCACCTGCAGTTAAGGAAACGGCAATGCTCATTTTTGAACATAAAATTCCTGTCGTTGTTTTATCTGCGGGCAACCCAGCGCCTTTTATCCCAAAATTCAAAGAAAAAGGTGTCACCGTTATTTGTGTAGTAGCTTCAGTCAAGCATGCTATGAAAGCTGAACAAGCGGGAGCCGACCTTATCGTTACGGAAGGGTATGAAGCAGCAGGGATTAATGCAACTGAAGAATCGACAACGATGACTTTAGTGCCTCAAGTCGTTCGTGCCGTCAATATTCCTGTTATCGCTGCAGGTGGCATAGGTGATGGAAAAGGACTAGCTGCAGTGATGGCCCTCGGTGCATCAGGCGTCCAAATGGGGACAAGATTTATTGCTACTCAAGAGGGTGCATTCCATGAAAATTACAAGTATAAGCTGATCGAAGCTACGGATACAGACACGATGATTGTCGGTCGTACATACGGAAAAATCCGTAGATTACTCAAAACTCCATATGCACAGGAGCTATTAAAGGATGAAGTGGAAGGTGCTGACCTACAAACCTTTGCAAATAAAACGACAGAGGACTATCACAGAATAGGTGCAGTAGAGGGAGACTTTGA
This Pseudalkalibacillus berkeleyi DNA region includes the following protein-coding sequences:
- a CDS encoding gamma carbonic anhydrase family protein yields the protein MLYPYNGKIPKVDDSVFIAPGVHIIGDVTIGKNSSVWFNTVVRGDEAPIIIGERCNIQDNSTCHLYEEYPLILEDEVSIGHNVILHGCTIRKGALIGMGATVLDGAEIGESAFIGANTLIPPGKKIPPRTMVMGSPGKVIRELTDEDLELIQLTIDTYEQKGKEFKANLVKSSASAD
- the paaX gene encoding phenylacetic acid degradation operon negative regulatory protein PaaX — encoded protein: MIFTLYGDYIRHYGNDIWIGSLIRLLKEFGHNEQSVRAAISRMNKQGWVIAERKGNKSYYRLTEQGVLRIEEAAKRIFKLQPETWDGEWRMFTYTIPEEQRHIRDELRKELVWSGFGLLSNSFWISPNKQEKQIRKMIEKYEIEDYVHFFVSEYKGPHKSEKLVEECWDLNEINERYEDFIKTYSQKYVMDKNKIEKGEMTDGECFVERTKLVHEYRKFLFVDPGLPEQLLPKKWLGDYAASLFSDYYKALAQPASRFFEDVFSEGNEVKNKDKKYDALNHPLIIESNK
- a CDS encoding NAD(P)H-dependent flavin oxidoreductase — protein: MNQVTKALNIKYPIIQGGMGNVSNAPLTAAISEAGGLGTLGIGTMLPDEIETLIKDTKALTDQPFAINIPLSVSPAVKETAMLIFEHKIPVVVLSAGNPAPFIPKFKEKGVTVICVVASVKHAMKAEQAGADLIVTEGYEAAGINATEESTTMTLVPQVVRAVNIPVIAAGGIGDGKGLAAVMALGASGVQMGTRFIATQEGAFHENYKYKLIEATDTDTMIVGRTYGKIRRLLKTPYAQELLKDEVEGADLQTFANKTTEDYHRIGAVEGDFERGFINSGQIAGLIKDIPTVEELLNRMMKEAKQSLTLIERNL